Sequence from the Accipiter gentilis unplaced genomic scaffold, bAccGen1.1, whole genome shotgun sequence genome:
CGGGGCTAAAGAAGGGGTGTGGTCTTGCCCTTTTCCAGGAGAGGgggggtattggggggggggcgggtcttTTCCCGAGGGGTGGGGCTAGTTGGGGGTGTGGTTTTGAGACAGGGCGGGGCTAAAGGCTGGGGGAGGAGCTTGGGGAAGTGGGTGGAGCCTATGGAAAGGGGCGGGGCCTGGCCCTGCTCCTTTATTTCCCCCCTTGTAGGAAAAGTGACCTTGACCCCGACCTTGACCCCGAGGCTCCGCCCACTGTGAAGAAGCTCattgaggtggggggggggagggggaaattggggggggcggggccaatttttgggggggtcagggtgggaaTTGGGGGGGGCGGGGTCAATTTTTGGGGGATCACGGTGGGAATTTGCGGGGGCGGGGTCAATTTTGGGGGGTCAGGGTGGGAAATTGGGGGGGCGGGGTCAGTTTTTGGAGGGTCAGGGTGGGAAATTGGGGGGGCGGGGTCAATTTTGGGGGGTCAGGGTGGGAAATTGGGGGGGCGGGGTCAGTTTTTGGGGGGTCAGGGTGGGAATTTGGGGGGGCGGGGTCATTtttggggggcgcgggggggatAAAGGCAAATTTTGGGACTGGAGGGGGGGGCACATTCTGGGTAAAACCATTTTCGAGGTCtctgggggggatttggggggcacttgggggggaTTTAGGAGCCGGGGGGGGCCACGTCGGAGATTTTAGGGCCCCCCCACGGATTTgggggtgtcccgtccccccccctcagGAATGTTGGGGGGCCGTGGGGGGGTTGTGGGGCCAGTTGCCCCCCCTGGCCGCCCGGTTGCCCCCCCTGCGCCTCCGGTTGAGCCGCCTGCGCCAGCGCCTGACCCAGCGCctggggggggaccccaaaattcaAGACGCCGCCAGGTaacgccccccccccggggaaccCCCAAAAATCTCGTGACCCCCCCAAAAATCTTATCACCCCCCCCCAgcgcaccccaaaacccccaaaaatggGGGCTGGCACCCTTAgggccccccccaaatcccccctttaaccccccccccggccattTTGGggaccccagaccccccccaaaaattTGTCCTGGCCCCCCCCAGCCATTTTGGGGACCCCCAAaatgggtgctgggacccccccgggactattttggggaccccccccccccattttttttgtgccccccccccccccagattggCGCTGGAGGTCGCGTGGCTGACGGGGGCGCGGGGGGCTCTAAATCGGGGGGTgcaaaaatttggggggggggggacgacggcgGCGACGACCCCCCCAAATTTTTCCACGGAGGAACCGCGACGGCGCCTGCGGCTCCTCCGGCACCGGCTGGTCagttttggggggcggggggggggggattttggggggtggggggggggaatttgggggtttgggggggccctgggggggattttggggtgctgggtgggatttgggggtcctgggggggcgattttggggggtgggggggggaatttggggtttggggggggattttggggtgcgggggggattttgggggggattttggggtgcggggggggaatttgggttttttggggggatttttggggtgtggggggggaatttggggatttgggggggattttggggggcgggggtgggaatttggggtttgggggggtcctgggggggattttggggtgctgggggggaaatttggggttttgggggggatttttggggggcgggggtgggattttggggtttgggggggccctgggtgggattttggggtgctgggggggaaatataggatttgggggggggattttggggtgcggggggggaaatttggggtttggggggattttgggggttcAAGGGGGGGaatttgggttttgggggggattttggggtgcgggggggggaatttgggtttttttggggggatttttggggtgtggggggggaattcggggatttgggggggattttggggggcgggggtgggaatttggggtttgggggggctctggggtgggattttggggttctgggggggattttggggtgctggggggggaatttggggttttgggggagatttttggggtgcgggggggggaatttggggttctgggggggattttggggttcatgggggggctctggggggggattttggggtttgggggtgctggggggggattTTTGGGGTTCAAGGGGAgaatttggggtttgggggggccctggggggggattttgggggttgggggggggaaaattggggttttgggggggtgggggagctggggagggattttggggtgcgggggggggaatttggggtgtgggggggatttggggggttctGGGCGGAATTTGGGGGTAtggggggggattttggggtccGAGGGGGAATTTTTGGGGTAcggggggggattttggggtgctgggggggggggatccccttaattttggggtccccccccccctccagaaaCGTCGGCAGCGCCGGCTCCGAACTTTGGCCGCCGCCACCGGGACCCTCAAAAAGCGGCTCCGGCCCCTCCAAAAGCAGGTGGGGGAccccaaaaaatccccaaattttgggggggggggggcccccaaAATCCACCCAAACCCTGGGGGGGGGGTTCCCAGGCCACGCCCACCCCCCAAATCTGAGGGGCGGGGCCCCAAAACCCGACACCGTCCCTTTAAAATCTGCCTCGATTTGGGTTTTGAGTGTTAAATTTGGGGGGGGAGACCCCAAAAATTTTACAGGGGGGCGTGTCTTGCTTGGGGGCGGGGTTTAAGTTAGGGGTGGGGCTTAATTTTAGGGCGGTGggggtgggtttttgggggtggggcTTAATTTGGGAGGGCGGGGTTTAAGTTTggggtctccccccccccaccccccattttatTTGatcgttttggggttttttgggcgTGTCTGCAGGTGAGGGGCGTGGCACAGGCCGAGCTGGGCGTGGCCCCCCCCGCCCTGGCGCAGGAAGGGGAGCGGCTGCGGCAGTTACTGGtcgaactgggagcactgggagagcCCCGCCCGGGGTGAGTCGCATgctctggggggggtggggtcgGGCCACGCCCTTTTCTGACTCCTCCCCCTTTCAGCCCCGCCCCGGATCCTCTGCTGCGCATTTGCCACGCCCTCGGGTTGCCGCCCTATAAGGTGAGAGAGGCGGGGCTATGCGGATGGGTGGGGCTACTCGGGCGGGTGTGGCACGTACGGGGGAGGCGATTTGGAGGGAAGGGGCGTGGCCTAAGCGGGCGTGTCCTGTTGCAGGCCCCCCAGTGGGCGCTGTGTCGGGCGGCGGCCCTGCGCCAGGAGCTGCGCGGGCGGGGCTCGAGGGCGGAGCCCGGGGAAGGGGCGGAGCCGCCTCAGCCCCACCCAGTTTTGGGTAAGTAgtggggaagggggcggggctcCACGGGTTTGGGTGGGGTCTGGCCCCGCCCACCCTCACTTTGTTTTATCCCCGCCCATCCAGGaagggcggcgggcggggccaaCACCGAGCTCCTCCCCCGGCTCCGCCTATTGGCCGCCCAGAGCCATCAGCGCATCGAGGCTTGGCCCCGCCTCCAGGCTCTCGTCAACCAATGGTGAGCTTGCGCCGCCCCGCAGGGGGTGGGGGTCGAAAGGGGGCGGGGCTACGGAAGGCCCCACCCTGTGATGTCACACCCGTTTCTCCCCTCCCACAGGTGGGAGCAGCCGGCCCAGTGGACCTTGGCCCCGCCCCCAGGCAACATCCCCTTCTCCCATTGGATGCGGCGCTGGAGCCGGGCGGCCCACGCCCTCCCCTGTCCCCGCCCACTCCCCTCGGCCCCGCCCACCCACCCGGCGGAGAGGCGGAACCGGAACAAGCCCCACCCCTGAACTCTCACCCGACGCTCCTATTGGCCGAACTCCCCCTCTCAATAAAGCATTGGCTGAGACGCGACTGGGCGTGGTGCTGTGTTTCGGGTGGGCGGGGCTGGAGACACCCCCATACCGAGGGCCACGCCCCTGCCGGGGGCCACACCCAGGGCCACGCCCGCAACCGCCACCGAGCCCGACCCTCGCACATAACGTAGGACCGGCGCTAACTCCGCCCACCCCCGCaggcccctcccctcccaccacgCCCCTTCGCAGACCACGCCCTCCCCCGGGCCACACCCCGCCGCAGGCCACGCCCACCCCGCCCCTCCCCAGAGCCGGCCGTACGAAGCAGCCACGTGGCCTTTATTGCGCTTCCCGCCGCTCCCCCCGGTCCCTCCCAGTGcgtcccagtcccctcccagtttgtcccagtccctcccagtggcTCCCAGTTTGTCCCAGTCCGGCGTTATCTCAGCCCCAGTTTCTTCT
This genomic interval carries:
- the HAUS5 gene encoding HAUS augmin-like complex subunit 5 codes for the protein AELGAGQSRRGAELRRGLELRLMGASAARAGQQLRAGRGALGPPPGRWDAGPELEAAVALGVEPEVLVSVRAVCRMRAEALEAGLEPRPPEETREPPDAANERWLRAAKAVLSRHAPGAVLWALEHLARERTRPPRPPRPWKSDLDPDLDPEAPPTVKKLIEECWGAVGGLWGQLPPLAARLPPLRLRLSRLRQRLTQRLGGDPKIQDAARLALEVAWLTGARGALNRGVQKFGGGGTTAATTPPNFSTEEPRRRLRLLRHRLKRRQRRLRTLAAATGTLKKRLRPLQKQVRGVAQAELGVAPPALAQEGERLRQLLVELGALGEPRPGPAPDPLLRICHALGLPPYKAPQWALCRAAALRQELRGRGSRAEPGEGAEPPQPHPVLGRAAGGANTELLPRLRLLAAQSHQRIEAWPRLQALVNQWWEQPAQWTLAPPPGNIPFSHWMRRWSRAAHALPCPRPLPSAPPTHPAERRNRNKPHP